A genome region from Geodermatophilus bullaregiensis includes the following:
- the recN gene encoding DNA repair protein RecN, with amino-acid sequence MAPRTPTRERSGRSGRSGRAGIAPAEETRTAPAGGIPAPAPADVAVDGGAPARRASDDGRGRLTELRIRGLGAIDDVTLELGRGLTVVTGETGAGKTMVVTGLTLLFGGRADPGRVRATGRAGVEGRLELPPDSPVWARAADAGAEPDDDGSLILARTVSAEGRSRAHLGGRSVPVGVVSELAEGLLAVHGQSDQLRLSRPAEQRHALDRYAGAAHLQLLETYRAAYARWRELAADLDRRRGQARELAQAAEVLRHGLEEIEGLAPEPGEDEALDAQARRLGDADALRAAVDEARMALVGDVTGDLGAEGLPQDATAALAGAERALAHTDDPALVLLARDLADAVAVVSDVSVQLAGYVADLDADPARLAEVLDRRAAITALVRKYADPGEGLAGVLAWADDARRKLGELDVSDEALEALEAARDTARAEVDDLGARVSAGRRAAADGFAAEVGRELAGLAMKSARVSFSIDSHPGEPGPDGVDEVALLMAAHPGAPPRPVHRGASGGELSRVMLAIEVVFAGADPVPVMVFDEVDAGVGGQAAGEIGRRLARLAREHQVVVVTHLAQVAAFADTHLVVDKSPDTAAGVTATDIRAVDGEDRIRELARMLSGLADSDTGQAHARELIAVAAAARVD; translated from the coding sequence GTGGCGCCGCGGACCCCGACGCGTGAGCGCAGCGGCCGCAGCGGCCGCAGCGGCCGCGCCGGCATCGCCCCGGCCGAGGAGACCCGGACCGCCCCGGCCGGGGGGATCCCGGCTCCCGCACCGGCCGACGTCGCCGTGGACGGCGGCGCGCCGGCCCGGCGCGCGTCCGACGACGGCCGGGGCCGGCTCACCGAGCTGCGCATCCGCGGGCTCGGCGCCATCGACGACGTGACCCTCGAGCTCGGCCGCGGCCTGACCGTGGTCACCGGCGAGACCGGCGCCGGCAAGACGATGGTGGTCACCGGGCTGACGCTGCTCTTCGGCGGCCGCGCCGACCCCGGGCGGGTGCGCGCCACCGGCCGGGCTGGGGTGGAGGGCCGCCTGGAGCTGCCGCCGGACTCCCCGGTGTGGGCGCGGGCCGCCGACGCCGGCGCCGAGCCCGACGACGACGGCAGCCTCATCCTCGCCCGCACGGTCAGCGCCGAGGGCCGGTCGCGGGCGCACCTCGGCGGGCGCAGCGTGCCCGTCGGTGTGGTGTCCGAGCTGGCCGAGGGACTGCTGGCGGTGCACGGGCAGAGCGACCAGCTGCGGCTGTCCCGCCCGGCCGAGCAGCGCCACGCCCTCGACCGCTACGCCGGCGCCGCCCACCTGCAGCTGCTCGAGACCTACCGCGCCGCCTACGCCCGCTGGCGGGAGCTGGCCGCCGACCTCGACCGCCGCCGCGGCCAGGCCCGCGAGCTGGCGCAGGCCGCCGAGGTGCTGCGGCACGGCCTGGAGGAGATCGAGGGCCTCGCGCCAGAGCCCGGCGAGGACGAGGCGCTCGACGCCCAGGCCAGGCGGCTCGGCGACGCCGACGCGCTGCGCGCCGCCGTCGACGAGGCACGGATGGCCCTGGTCGGCGACGTCACCGGCGACCTCGGCGCCGAGGGGCTGCCGCAGGACGCCACCGCGGCCCTGGCCGGCGCCGAGCGGGCGCTCGCGCACACCGACGACCCCGCGCTGGTGCTGCTGGCCCGCGACCTCGCCGACGCCGTCGCCGTGGTCTCGGACGTGTCGGTGCAGCTGGCCGGGTACGTCGCCGACCTCGACGCCGACCCCGCGCGGCTGGCCGAGGTGCTCGACCGGCGGGCGGCGATCACCGCGCTGGTGCGCAAGTACGCCGACCCGGGGGAGGGGCTGGCCGGCGTGCTGGCCTGGGCCGACGACGCCCGGCGCAAGCTCGGGGAGCTCGACGTCTCCGACGAGGCGCTCGAGGCGCTCGAGGCCGCCCGCGACACCGCCCGCGCCGAGGTCGACGACCTCGGGGCCCGGGTGTCGGCCGGGCGCCGCGCCGCCGCCGACGGGTTCGCCGCGGAGGTGGGCCGGGAACTGGCCGGCCTGGCGATGAAGAGCGCCCGGGTGTCCTTCTCGATCGACAGCCACCCCGGCGAGCCCGGCCCCGACGGCGTCGACGAGGTCGCGCTGCTCATGGCCGCGCACCCCGGAGCCCCGCCGCGGCCGGTGCACCGCGGCGCCTCCGGTGGTGAGCTCTCGCGGGTCATGCTGGCCATCGAGGTCGTGTTCGCCGGCGCCGACCCGGTGCCGGTGATGGTGTTCGACGAGGTCGACGCCGGCGTCGGCGGCCAGGCGGCCGGTGAGATCGGCCGGCGGCTGGCCCGGCTGGCGCGCGAGCACCAGGTCGTCGTCGTCACCCACCTCGCGCAGGTCGCGGCCTTCGCCGACACCCACCTCGTCGTCGACAAGTCCCCGGACACCGCCGCCGGGGTCACCGCCACCGACATCCGCGCCGTCGACGGCGAGGACCGGATCCGCGAGCTGGCCCGCATGCTCTCCGGCCTGGCCGACAGCGACACCGGCCAGGCGCACGCGCGGGAGCTGATCGCCGTCGCCGCCGCGGCGCGGGTGGACTGA
- a CDS encoding NAD kinase: MSEAGQSEWRPGGGRHVLLAVHTGRQDIVELARSSAARLARAGITVRVLADEAAELRIEGAEVVPTDAEAARGAEIVMVFGGDGTFLRAAELARYSHAALMGVNLGRVGFLAETEPEAVEETLTAIEGCEYSVEKRLAIEVDVLDAAGGVVGGTWALNEVSVEKAERSRVLDVVIAVDGRPLTSFGCDGLLFATPTGSTAYAFSAGGPVVWPDVEALLLVPSNAHALFGRPLVTSPDSVLSVAIPPDGNRARVSADGRRALDVPDGGRVDVRRAARPVRIARVHPGAFGDRLVAKFGLPVRGFRDARRHDPGHELRPSRNVLMRDVVSLPGADAAAAPTREEVRGGAADPDA, encoded by the coding sequence ATGAGCGAGGCCGGCCAGTCCGAGTGGCGTCCCGGCGGCGGGCGGCACGTGCTGCTGGCGGTGCACACCGGGCGGCAGGACATCGTCGAGCTCGCCCGCAGCTCCGCCGCGCGGCTCGCGCGCGCCGGCATCACCGTGCGGGTGCTCGCCGACGAGGCCGCCGAGCTGCGGATCGAGGGGGCCGAGGTCGTCCCCACCGACGCCGAGGCCGCCCGCGGAGCCGAGATCGTCATGGTCTTCGGCGGTGACGGCACCTTCCTGCGCGCCGCCGAGCTAGCCCGCTACAGCCACGCCGCGCTCATGGGGGTCAACCTCGGCCGCGTCGGCTTCCTCGCCGAGACCGAGCCCGAGGCGGTCGAGGAGACGCTGACGGCCATCGAGGGCTGCGAGTACTCGGTGGAGAAGCGCCTGGCCATCGAGGTCGACGTCCTCGACGCGGCCGGCGGCGTCGTCGGCGGCACCTGGGCGCTCAACGAGGTCTCGGTGGAGAAGGCCGAGCGGTCGCGCGTCCTCGACGTCGTCATCGCCGTCGACGGCCGGCCGCTGACCAGCTTCGGCTGCGACGGACTGCTCTTCGCCACCCCCACCGGCTCGACCGCCTACGCGTTCTCCGCGGGCGGCCCGGTGGTGTGGCCCGACGTCGAGGCGCTGCTGCTGGTCCCGTCCAACGCCCACGCCCTGTTCGGCCGGCCGCTGGTCACCTCGCCGGACTCGGTGCTCTCGGTGGCCATCCCGCCCGACGGCAACCGCGCCCGGGTCTCCGCCGACGGCCGGCGCGCCCTCGACGTGCCCGACGGCGGCCGCGTCGACGTGCGCCGCGCCGCCCGGCCGGTGCGCATCGCCCGGGTGCACCCGGGCGCCTTCGGCGACCGGCTGGTGGCCAAGTTCGGCCTGCCCGTGCGCGGGTTCCGCGACGCCCGGCGGCACGACCCGGGCCACGAGCTGCGGCCCTCCCGCAACGTGCTGATGCGCGACGTCGTCTCGCTGCCCGGCGCGGACGCCGCGGCAGCACCGACCCGGGAGGAGGTGCGCGGTGGCGCCGCGGACCCCGACGCGTGA
- a CDS encoding TlyA family RNA methyltransferase, which yields MARRSRLDAELVRRGLARSREHAVELIAEGRVAVSGRAATKPATGVDAGTPVVVRTDPDEHRWVSRGAHKLLGALQAFPVPVEGRRALDAGASTGGFTEVLLTRGACEVVAVDVGYGELAWSLRTDERVRVHERTNVRTLTPEQIHGPADLVVADLSFISLRLVLPALTACATDGADLLPMVKPQFEVGRERLGAGGVVRDPAARAAAVLEVATAAADLGWGTAGVVASPLPGPAGNVEFFLWLRRDAGRPREDDVLRAVEEGPR from the coding sequence ATGGCCCGTCGCAGCCGGCTGGACGCCGAGCTCGTGCGCCGCGGCCTGGCACGCTCCCGGGAGCACGCCGTCGAGCTGATCGCCGAGGGCCGCGTGGCCGTGTCGGGCCGGGCGGCCACCAAGCCGGCGACCGGCGTGGACGCCGGCACGCCGGTGGTCGTCCGCACCGATCCCGACGAGCACCGCTGGGTCTCCCGCGGCGCGCACAAGCTGCTCGGTGCCCTGCAGGCGTTCCCGGTGCCGGTCGAGGGCCGCCGCGCGCTGGACGCCGGCGCCTCCACCGGCGGCTTCACCGAGGTGCTGCTCACCCGCGGGGCGTGCGAGGTCGTCGCCGTCGACGTCGGCTACGGCGAGCTGGCCTGGTCGCTGCGCACCGACGAGCGGGTGCGGGTGCACGAGCGCACCAACGTCCGGACGCTGACGCCCGAGCAGATCCACGGCCCCGCCGACCTGGTCGTCGCCGACCTCTCCTTCATCTCCCTGCGGCTGGTCCTGCCCGCGCTCACCGCGTGTGCCACCGACGGCGCCGACCTGCTGCCCATGGTCAAGCCGCAGTTCGAGGTCGGCCGGGAGCGGCTGGGGGCCGGCGGCGTCGTCCGCGACCCGGCCGCCCGCGCGGCCGCCGTCCTGGAGGTGGCCACGGCCGCCGCCGACCTGGGCTGGGGGACCGCCGGCGTCGTCGCCAGCCCGCTGCCCGGCCCGGCCGGCAACGTCGAGTTCTTCCTGTGGCTGCGGCGCGACGCCGGCCGGCCCCGGGAGGACGACGTGCTGCGCGCCGTCGAGGAGGGACCGCGGTGA
- a CDS encoding HAD-IIA family hydrolase: MSGAHRPRLAAGCDRPPTEVHDVALLDLDGVVYVGPDAVPGVPEALAAARGAGMRLGFVTNNAARPPEEVAHHLTDLGVPARPDEVITSSQAAASVVAGMLGEGARVLPVGGPGVATALRAAGLTVVARAEDAPAAVVQGYGREVGWAQLAEAVVAVRNGARHVATNADATIPSPRGPLPGNGAMVGVVRDVTGRPPLITGKPDPAMHAECVRRTGAERPVVVGDRLDTDIEGSHRAGAASLLVLSGVCDPATLLAAGPLHRPDLLAADAAGLLVPHPPVVPDGAGWRCGRWLATADGTGPLELSVVGDGVSGGGAPGDGDGLDGLRALCLASWTRAPGGAPAQVRARDEEARTALAGWGLAEP, from the coding sequence GTGAGCGGGGCGCACCGTCCACGCCTCGCGGCCGGCTGCGACCGTCCGCCCACCGAGGTCCACGACGTCGCGCTGCTCGACCTCGACGGCGTCGTCTACGTCGGTCCCGACGCGGTGCCGGGCGTCCCGGAGGCGCTGGCGGCGGCCCGGGGGGCGGGCATGCGCCTGGGCTTCGTCACCAACAACGCCGCCCGCCCGCCGGAGGAGGTCGCGCACCACCTCACCGACCTCGGCGTCCCCGCCCGGCCCGACGAGGTCATCACCAGCTCCCAGGCGGCGGCGTCGGTGGTGGCCGGGATGCTCGGTGAGGGTGCGCGCGTGCTGCCGGTGGGTGGCCCGGGCGTGGCCACGGCACTGCGCGCGGCGGGACTGACCGTCGTCGCCCGCGCCGAGGACGCGCCAGCCGCGGTCGTGCAGGGCTACGGCCGGGAGGTGGGCTGGGCGCAGCTGGCCGAGGCCGTCGTCGCCGTCCGCAACGGCGCCCGGCACGTGGCCACCAACGCCGACGCCACGATCCCCTCGCCCCGCGGGCCGCTGCCGGGCAACGGCGCGATGGTCGGCGTGGTCCGGGACGTCACCGGCCGCCCGCCGCTGATCACCGGGAAGCCGGACCCGGCGATGCACGCCGAGTGCGTCCGGCGGACCGGCGCCGAGCGGCCGGTGGTCGTCGGTGACCGGCTGGACACCGACATCGAGGGCAGTCACCGTGCGGGGGCGGCGAGCCTGCTGGTGCTCAGCGGTGTCTGCGACCCGGCCACGCTGCTCGCCGCCGGCCCCCTGCACCGGCCCGACCTGCTCGCGGCGGACGCGGCCGGGCTGCTCGTGCCGCACCCGCCGGTCGTCCCCGACGGCGCGGGCTGGCGGTGCGGCCGCTGGCTGGCGACCGCCGACGGCACCGGCCCACTGGAGCTGAGCGTGGTCGGCGACGGCGTGTCCGGAGGCGGTGCGCCAGGGGACGGCGACGGGCTCGACGGGCTGCGCGCCCTGTGCCTGGCGTCCTGGACGCGGGCGCCCGGGGGTGCGCCGGCGCAGGTGCGGGCCCGTGACGAGGAGGCCCGGACCGCGCTCGCCGGCTGGGGGCTGGCCGAGCCGTGA
- a CDS encoding tetratricopeptide repeat protein, with protein MSTAGTPPGGTTDEGAPGGGVYEWYRRGLDLLASGDPAAAATLLARAAEAEPGSRSVLEALARAQYDTGRYREAIDSFTELTAVNPTDDYAQFGLGMAASRAGQLDLAAEHLALAVAMRPDLGHYARALRGVRARRAAGPGPA; from the coding sequence GTGTCGACAGCAGGGACCCCGCCGGGAGGCACCACGGACGAGGGTGCTCCCGGGGGCGGGGTGTACGAGTGGTACCGGCGGGGCCTGGACCTGCTGGCCAGTGGTGACCCGGCGGCCGCGGCGACCCTGCTCGCACGCGCGGCGGAGGCCGAGCCGGGCTCCCGCAGCGTGCTCGAGGCCCTGGCCCGCGCCCAGTACGACACCGGGCGCTACCGCGAGGCCATCGACAGCTTCACCGAGCTGACCGCGGTCAACCCCACCGACGACTACGCCCAGTTCGGCCTCGGCATGGCCGCCAGCCGCGCCGGGCAGCTGGACCTGGCGGCCGAGCACCTGGCGCTGGCGGTGGCGATGCGTCCCGACCTCGGGCACTACGCGCGCGCCCTCCGCGGGGTCCGGGCCCGGCGCGCCGCCGGACCGGGGCCGGCGTGA
- a CDS encoding DUF1015 domain-containing protein, whose product MHATSAGPPPPAATGLDVRPFRALTYTHCDPGHLARVSSPAYDLVTPDGRDRLAAADPHNIVRLILPGGTSGAGTAGAPDGDGTLVRNGDGQAVHAARTLREWVDGGVLVRDELSAFWLYEMQPAGGPVTVGWLGAVSVAGGGRAVLPHEDTFPAAVEGRRALLAATATDLEPIVLAHDPEAEVAELTREALGGVPAMEVADPDGVRHRLWRVTDGGVLRRLTGALGRTGAVIADGHHRFAAAQALHRTHPDGDCRVLALLTPMGTGGLRVEAIHRVVPDLSLGEAAAAAARGFTITELSPPGGPGAPAAAVDALLDASGEGAYLLTDGRRLLRLSDPSPGVRATVPAEAPAAWRRLDVVLATTGLVTGLWGRPDDPASLLVAHDVSEALRLAGERSGVALLLRPPSPADVAAVARAGARMPRKSTLFVPKPRTGLVLRPHAG is encoded by the coding sequence GTGCACGCGACGTCGGCGGGACCCCCGCCCCCCGCAGCGACGGGACTGGACGTCCGGCCCTTCCGCGCCCTGACCTACACGCACTGCGACCCCGGGCACCTGGCCCGGGTGAGCTCGCCAGCCTACGACCTGGTGACCCCGGACGGTCGTGACCGCCTGGCCGCCGCCGACCCGCACAACATCGTCCGCCTCATCCTGCCGGGCGGCACGTCCGGTGCCGGCACCGCCGGGGCACCCGACGGCGACGGCACCCTGGTGCGGAACGGCGACGGACAGGCCGTCCACGCGGCACGCACCCTGCGCGAGTGGGTGGACGGCGGAGTCCTCGTCCGCGACGAGCTGTCCGCGTTCTGGCTGTACGAGATGCAGCCGGCCGGGGGGCCGGTCACGGTCGGCTGGCTGGGCGCGGTCTCGGTCGCCGGCGGCGGGCGGGCGGTGCTGCCGCACGAGGACACCTTCCCGGCGGCCGTCGAGGGCCGGCGGGCGCTGCTGGCGGCCACGGCCACCGACCTGGAGCCGATCGTCCTGGCGCACGACCCGGAGGCGGAGGTCGCCGAGCTGACCCGCGAGGCCCTGGGTGGCGTGCCCGCGATGGAGGTCGCCGATCCCGACGGTGTCCGCCACCGGCTGTGGCGGGTGACCGACGGCGGCGTGCTGCGGCGGCTGACCGGCGCACTCGGACGCACGGGCGCGGTCATCGCCGACGGCCACCACCGCTTCGCCGCTGCCCAGGCGCTGCACCGGACCCACCCCGACGGCGACTGCCGCGTGCTGGCGCTGCTCACCCCCATGGGCACCGGGGGGTTGCGGGTCGAGGCGATCCACCGGGTGGTGCCGGACCTGTCGCTCGGGGAGGCCGCGGCGGCGGCCGCACGGGGGTTCACGATCACGGAGCTGTCCCCGCCCGGCGGGCCGGGTGCCCCCGCCGCGGCCGTCGACGCCCTGCTGGACGCCTCCGGCGAGGGGGCCTACCTGCTCACCGACGGCCGGCGGCTGCTGCGGCTGAGCGACCCCTCGCCCGGCGTGCGCGCCACGGTCCCCGCCGAGGCGCCCGCCGCCTGGCGCCGGCTGGACGTCGTCCTGGCCACCACCGGACTGGTCACCGGGCTCTGGGGACGGCCGGACGACCCGGCGTCCCTGCTGGTCGCCCACGACGTGTCCGAGGCGCTCCGTCTCGCGGGCGAGCGCTCGGGCGTCGCCCTGCTGCTGCGACCGCCGTCCCCCGCCGACGTCGCCGCGGTGGCCCGGGCCGGTGCCCGCATGCCGCGCAAGTCGACGCTGTTCGTGCCCAAGCCGCGCACCGGCCTGGTGCTGCGCCCGCACGCCGGCTGA
- a CDS encoding single-stranded DNA-binding protein codes for MSVAVIDRNDVVLRGRVSAPAEHRTLPSGDELVTFRLVVRRPEPRARGSSVDVLTCVTYDRALQRRVAAWEAGDVVEVEGALQRRFWRTPNGTASVCEVNCRRGRKVPRSSAGGSARTA; via the coding sequence ATGAGCGTGGCAGTGATCGACCGGAACGACGTGGTGCTCCGCGGGCGGGTGTCGGCCCCGGCGGAGCACAGGACCCTGCCCAGCGGGGACGAGCTGGTGACCTTCCGGCTGGTGGTGCGCCGGCCCGAGCCCCGGGCGCGCGGTTCGTCGGTGGACGTGCTGACGTGCGTCACCTACGACCGGGCGCTGCAGCGGCGCGTCGCGGCCTGGGAGGCCGGCGACGTGGTCGAGGTGGAGGGTGCGCTGCAGCGCCGGTTCTGGCGCACCCCGAACGGGACGGCCTCGGTGTGCGAGGTCAACTGCCGGCGTGGCCGCAAGGTGCCGAGGAGCTCGGCGGGCGGCTCCGCCCGGACCGCGTGA
- the tyrS gene encoding tyrosine--tRNA ligase, translating into MTDVIDELHRRGLIAQTTDEEALRAHLAAEPVTYYCGFDPTAPSLHVGHLVQFMVLRALQRAGHRPIVLVGGATGLIGDPRPSAERQLNDRATVAGWVESIRRQVAPFLDLPAERDGLPAPVYVDNLTWTAPLSAIDLLRDLGKHFRVGRMLAKEAVSARLNSEAGISYTEFSYQILQANDFRELFRRHGCTLQSGGSDQWGNLTAGIDLVRRTEGATVHALSTQLVTKADGTKFGKSEGGSVWLDPALTSPYAFFQFWLNADDADARTWLRLFSERPAEEVEALVAESVERPAARAAQRALAEELTVLVHGAGELRQAEAAGRALFGREDLAALGQETLGAALREAGSVTLDGATPTVAQLLQRTGLASSLSDARRTVKEGGAYLNNERVTDADAVPGEDAWLPGGWLVLRRGKRAVAGVQRLLRDAG; encoded by the coding sequence GTGACTGACGTGATCGACGAGCTGCACCGGCGAGGGCTGATCGCCCAGACCACCGACGAGGAGGCGCTGCGCGCGCACCTCGCCGCCGAGCCGGTCACCTACTACTGCGGCTTCGACCCGACCGCGCCCAGCCTGCACGTCGGTCACCTGGTGCAGTTCATGGTGCTGCGGGCCCTGCAGCGGGCCGGGCACCGGCCGATCGTGCTGGTCGGCGGCGCCACCGGCCTGATCGGCGACCCGCGCCCGTCGGCCGAGCGGCAGCTCAACGACCGCGCCACCGTCGCCGGCTGGGTGGAGAGCATCCGCCGCCAGGTGGCCCCCTTCCTCGACCTGCCCGCCGAGCGCGACGGCCTCCCGGCGCCGGTCTACGTCGACAACCTCACCTGGACCGCGCCGCTGTCGGCCATCGACCTCCTGCGCGACCTCGGCAAGCACTTCCGGGTCGGCCGGATGCTGGCCAAGGAGGCGGTGTCCGCGCGGCTGAACTCCGAGGCCGGGATCAGCTACACCGAGTTCAGCTACCAGATCCTGCAGGCCAACGACTTCCGCGAGCTGTTCCGGCGGCACGGCTGCACGCTGCAGAGCGGCGGCTCGGACCAGTGGGGCAACCTCACCGCCGGCATCGACCTGGTCCGCCGCACCGAGGGCGCGACCGTGCACGCGCTGTCCACGCAGCTGGTCACCAAGGCCGACGGGACCAAGTTCGGCAAGAGCGAGGGCGGGTCGGTCTGGCTCGACCCGGCGCTCACCTCGCCCTACGCCTTCTTCCAGTTCTGGCTCAACGCCGACGACGCCGACGCCCGCACCTGGCTGCGGCTGTTCTCCGAGCGCCCGGCCGAGGAGGTCGAGGCGCTGGTGGCCGAGAGCGTCGAGCGGCCGGCGGCCCGGGCGGCGCAGCGGGCGCTGGCCGAGGAGCTCACCGTCCTCGTCCACGGAGCCGGGGAGCTGCGCCAGGCCGAGGCGGCCGGACGCGCGCTCTTCGGGCGCGAGGACCTGGCCGCCCTGGGCCAGGAGACCCTCGGTGCGGCGCTGCGGGAGGCCGGCAGCGTCACCCTGGACGGCGCGACGCCCACCGTCGCGCAGCTGCTGCAGCGCACCGGGCTGGCCTCGAGCCTGTCCGACGCCCGCCGGACGGTGAAGGAGGGCGGCGCGTACCTGAACAACGAGCGGGTGACCGACGCCGACGCCGTCCCTGGGGAGGACGCCTGGCTGCCGGGGGGCTGGCTGGTCCTGCGCCGCGGGAAGCGCGCCGTGGCGGGGGTCCAGCGGCTCCTGCGCGACGCCGGCTGA